The following nucleotide sequence is from Methanobrevibacter gottschalkii DSM 11977.
ATGTGAATGCTAAAAATCCATTAGTTATAAGAAAAATAGAAGAATATAGTGTGGATGAAATTATAGGATAGCTGTAGCTTTTTTTAATATTTCATCCATGCTGCTGAATTCCAAAGGATTACCTTCATCATCTAGACTCTCAGTAGTGATTAATACATTTGGAGAAGCCCATAAATATGAATAAGTAAAATAAATAACATTTACTATTAAAACTGGCCAAACATATGAAAGAGCAATTATTAAACAGATTGCATGGATTAAAATATTCCCATACCTTTTTTTACACATTAAAATATAATTGTTCTCAGTTTGAGTAATTTTGAATTTTTTTAAAGATAATTTTTGAGATATGTCATCCATATCTCTTGAATCGTTAGCAGACAATATAAAAAGTTTCATTTTAATCTTTGTATACTACAAAATCATTTAAATCCTTTCTTGGAGTCTCACGAGGTTCAACATTACCATACCCAAGAGGAGTGAATAGCACTACTTCTTCATTTTCATTTAATCCCAAGAATTTGTGTGCATAATTTTTCTTAAATGCACCGACATAGCATGTTCCAAGCCCTACGTCAGTAGCTGCAAGAATCATGTGGTCCATTACAATAGTGGCATCAATATCTGCAATGTTTTTAGAATCCCATGGTCTTACCCATGCTTCATTTCTTAATGCAACAACGGCCAATACATATGGCGCTTCAACAAACCATTTAGCTTTATAAATTTTAGATAATTTCTCTTTATATTTTTTAGAATCAATGACATAGACTTTAAAAGGTTGGTTGTTGACTCCTGTCGGAGCTATTGTTGCTGCTTTTAATACAAATTCTAGTTTTTCTTGTTCTACTTCTTTGTCTAAGTATCCTCTGACACTGTATCTTTCATTTATCACATCTATAAATTCCATGTTATTTACCTCTTTGTTGGTATATTACGTCATCAAGATCGCAAAATCTTCTAAATTCATCTTCATTCATTTTTTCTTCATGAATGTGTGCAATAATTCCTGGAATTCTACCAATTATAAATATTCCTAATCCCAAATCTGGAGTGAAACCTAAATCTGATAAAATAGCCGCATTTGCACCGTCCACATTAAGACGAATTTGCTTTTTTTGGTAAATTAGATCTTCAAGAGCTAATGCTAACTTTATATGAGGTCCAATAAAACCTTCTTTAATGACAATTTCCATTAATTTATCTGCTCTTGGATCAATATTATGATACCTATGACCAAAACCAGGTACTTTTTTATCTTTAAGTATATATTCTTGATAAATTTCAATAGCTAAACCAGCAATTTGTTTGTTATCAATTTCAGCATCATCAGTTAAGTACAATGAATTGATTTTTGATTGATATAAATCCATTGTTTTTTCAATAGCACCGGCATGCTTATGTCCAAAAGACAATAATGCACCGGCAACTGCTGAGTTGACTGGCGAACCTGAAGAGGTAACGATACGCGCTGTTTGAGTACTTGGTGGAGTCACACCATGATCACAAAATGAAACAAGAACATGATTAAATATTTTTCCTTCAATAATGGAAGGCAATCTTCCTTTTAAAAGTAAAAAAACCATATCACTGTATCTTATTTTTTCAATTAAATCTCTTTGATTATACCCTCTTGTTACGATTTTATCAGTTTCAACACGTGAAATCGCTGTTTTTAAAGAATGCCTATCAATTTTAAAATTATTTTCCTGCATTTTAAGCTACCTATTTTATCAATTATATTAAGTTATTAAATAATATATAAACATTACAATTTTAATGTTGCTACTCTTGGCTCAACAAAACAAGACGGCCTAACAGACACTATTCTAACACCACTTGCTCTCTGATTTCCAATATTTAGATAAGTACCCAAAACCGTGGTTTTTCCGCCAAACCCCATAGGCCCAATACAAGTTTCATTTAATCTTTGAGTTATTTTTTGTTCATGTTCACTTTGATTATCTAAATTCCCATAAGCAATGGATTTTAAAAGAAGAGAAGTTGATTCAAAATGTGTTCTACCGATACCAATTGATGGGATTGATGGAGTGCAACCCAACATTCTTAGAGATTCTTCAAGCCAGCCACATGCGGTATTAATTACATTGTCAAAAGATCTTTTATGATACACCCTAAATGTGTTAGCTCTAATTTCTGGACCCCCGCCTTCAAGTAAAAAATGAATATTTAACGTATCAGAAGATATGTCCCTTTTATATGTTGATTCATCATTTGCCGTGTCTATTAATATAGATACTGGGCGAAGCATTCCAGGTTTTTCAAATAAACCTTTACTTTGTTCAATTCTTTGAACTTCATCTCCAATTACAGCCATTGGTCTTGCTGGAAGATTATTTAAACCTAACTCTATTCCCTTATGAATCTGATTGAGCAGATCTCCTGAAATTTCTCTATCTTCACCAATTTCAATAATTACATGAGGAATGCCCGTATCATCGCATAAAGGGAATTTAATATCTTGAGCTACCTTATAATTCTCTAAAATTTGTTCCAATGCCCATTTAGCATTTTCATTATCTTCTGCATCAATAGATCTTTTCAATGCATTGAATTTGTCTTGGGAAAGAGTTGTTGATGCATCAATGATTGTTTTTGAAATATCCTCCAAAATATCCATATAATCACTCTGGAATAGACAAATCACTAGATTTCACAGGAGATACTATTGCATCCGGATAATATTCATCAATAATCCTTTTTACAAGTGAAACTTGTTTTATACGAGCTAATGCTTCTTTTTCCGTTGTATCCCAGTTATGATTTGCTGCAACCGAACCACCAGTTTTTAAATAAACAGGAGATGCAACTTTAATAAATTTTGGAACTTCATAATGCCTAATAAACCCTCCAGTTGATTTTGGATTTTCAGTATGCAGATCAATTGCCATACTACAGGCATATCTAATAGCTGCAAGCATTGAAATTTGCAAGTCTCTTACAGGATTAAGTGAATTTAACCCTTGAGCTTCAAGCAGTTTAGCAGAAGCAGGATTTGAATGACCTGCATGAGCAGATAATTTAAAATGAACATTTTCTGGAATTTCACCTTCTGCCCTCATTTGATTTAATGCCCAAAGCAGTCCCTCATCATACAGCAATATTCCGCGAACACCTAATCTGCAAGCTCTTTTTACATCCTCAATTGCATAAACTAGGTTATCATAACCTCTAAGACGATATCCTATTCTGCTTCCCTCTTTAGTATGGACTGTTGCTGAGGTATCATAGGTTGCTCTTGGACCTACTGCCAAGAACAATTCACATCCGTAGTCAATGGCTAAATCAATCATCTTACCAATCTCTTCATCAGTCAACATCATGATTCCTTTAGTTTGAGTTACCCTATGAATAAAAATGCCCTGTTTGATTGATTCGGTTAAAAGAGCCTCCATTGTTTTTGGGGATTGAATTCCAGGAACTTCAAAACGATATTGTCCCCCATCATCAAAACGCTTATCTGATTTAAAGTCATCGTAAACTTCCTTTATACCAATTTTTTTGAGGAATTTTTTTGTATTCTCCATATTATCTACCCTTTCAATTTACGAACAACATATTTCATATTATAATCTTCAAGAGAATCAATAACTGTTAGATTTTTAATATCATAATGAGGATTCAAACCTTTAAATTTATCAATTAATTCTCTTAATTGTAATGGATTTTCAAAATCACCTTTTGGAAGGAATGTGATATTTTGGAAAATTCCATTTCTGAAAACATCATCTAATTTAATAATGACATTTGAAGGTCTTTTAGAAGGATATAACTCATTTAACTTATCATCTGATAAGATAATCATCCCATTTACAATGTTTTTAATAGCATTCACATCATCAACAGTAGAATAATTTTCTAAAAGACCAAATTCGATTAATTGATTAATTTTATCAACACTAACTTCACCGACAACAAGAGAAATAGCAACAGCATATGGAAGGCTTTGTTTTAATTCTTCCAAATTTTTAGGATGGAAATTGTTGTGTTCTGCTGCAATTTCATATGTTTTAACTGCAACATTTTGAATATGATTATATTCATCCCCAATACTTGCTTTAAGCTTTAATGCTGTATCTATTGAAGAATGCAAGTGTCTGCAGAATGGATATTTTTTAAAATAGATATCCCTAACCCTTACTTTTCCAATATTTTTGAGAGCATTTTCAAAAGAAAACTCATCAATATCATGATTTGTGTTATCTAAAACCATTGTTTTTAAAAAACCTTCATCTCCATCAAATATAGTTCCACTACCAGTAAAACCATTTCTAGCAAGAAATGCTGATAAAATACCATTATATGATGCTTTTCCAACATGCAATACTTTACCCATGGATCCCCCATGATCAGATTCTAAAAGACCAGCAGCCTGAGTTCCACATAACCCTAATGCATTTAAAGTCTGTTTTTCATCAAGTTTTAATAATTTAGAAGCAACTACCCCTGCAATGAATGTTCCTATTGTTCCAGTTGTATGAAATCCCTTATTTCTATGTTTTGGATTTACAAGTTGACCGAGTAAAATTCCAACTTCATAACCTACAATAACACCTTCCAAAAATTCCCTGCCGGTTAAGTCATAAGCTTCTGAAATTGCAAGAGCTGTTGAGAATATTACTGCACCCAAATGAAGTTGAGCCCCCCTATGACCATCATCCAATTCCAATACATGTGCCGCAATACCATTTACAAAAGCAGCACTTAAAATATCTGTTTTGAAATTTTGGCCAATGATGGATGCAGTAAGATTTGAATTCCTTTTTGGCAATATCTCTTCAATAGTATTTAATGCAATTGAGGGCGCTTCTTCACTCATTCCCCTATATGTTACTCCAAAAAAATCTAAAAAAGCAGCTTTTACAGTAGTCAGTGATTCCACCGTTGCCTGTTCATAACGATAGTTCGATATAAATTTAGAAATATTTTGTAAAAACATAAAACACCTATCATAAATATATGTAAAAAGTAGTATTAAAATAGGTAAGTTATGATTTTAACATGGAAAAATAGCTTACCAATTTGGCATTCCATGACAAAAAAGAGTTCAGATTTGAACACCAGTCAACATCAATATAACTTGTGCCACCAATGCTAAACCCAGATATGTGGATGCAATAACAAGAATTGTAATAATAACTGCCTTTGGACCTAATGCTTTAAATTCATCCCAACTTTTACCCATACCAATACCCACATATGCTAAAAATACTGTAACAATGGATATTAATTCAACTTGAGAAACATAGTAAAGTAAAGTCTTAGATGTGGGCATTCCAGGAAATGCAAGGACAATACCAATTATACTGATATAAATAATTGAAGAAATATCCAATGGCAAATATCTCTCCATCCAAACACCAATAAGCGTAATTAATGATAATAAGAACATGCCAATTAATGCATCGCCAATAGGATGTTTATAACCAATGTAATTTCCAACAACAGTAATGATTGAGAATATAGTTAAAAGCAAAACCCAGTTTAAAATACCATGAACTGATATATTTTCTGAACCATCAATAATATCAACCATTTACCCCTCCTCCTCATCTACAATAGGGTCTCTTCCAATTTTAGGTTCTAAAATCCCATATAATTTTTCTGTTAAAGGAATTGCAACAAATATTACAATATAAATACCAACGGAAAAAGAGAGCAAATTACTGAATCCTGCAAATGCCTCAATTTGAGTTGCTAATTGTGGAAATGCCGCAACAGTCGGAGCTAGTGAAGCAGCGTTCATACTTGCACTGCCTACACCACTGGCCATAGCGAATGCATATGGATGTAGCGGTATTACTGAAACACAGATACTAGTTAAGAAACTAATGAATACTGTCCCAATAATTGTTCCAACAATAAAAAGTGCGAAAATACCTCTTGATTCCGGTGAATTAAAACCATATTTGTCAACAACAACTGCAACTTCAGGTTCACGACCAATAGATGAAGTCATACCAATAGCTTCCCGTTTAAATCCAAGCAATAATGCAATAGGAAGTGCAATTAAAATTGTAGCTAAATGCCCCAATTCCTGCAGCATTAAAGCCGGACCCATTTCAAAAATTAAATGAATAGATTGGCCACTAGAAACTGCTAATTTTGCAATTAAAACACCAATAAATAGCATCATTGCTCCTTCAGCAACTCTAGATTGCTTTCTTTGAATCCAAGTAATTGGTTTTGCTAAATAAAATATTAAACCTAGAATCATTGTGTATAACAAAGGCATTATTGAAATTTCGACTCCTTTTGCTACAGGAATCTTCATTGGTCCAATAAGCTCTGCAATTACAACCAAAATAAGTACACTAATGTGCAATCCATAGTCCTTCCATGGGTTCTTTTTTAAAATACGCCTATCAGTTTTATCACGATAAATATGCCTAATATCTTCCGTATCATTATTTCTCTTTGATATTATTGACAACCCCTTAAAAACAATATGATAATTTATTAAATTATACTCTTAAAATT
It contains:
- a CDS encoding nitroreductase family protein yields the protein MEFIDVINERYSVRGYLDKEVEQEKLEFVLKAATIAPTGVNNQPFKVYVIDSKKYKEKLSKIYKAKWFVEAPYVLAVVALRNEAWVRPWDSKNIADIDATIVMDHMILAATDVGLGTCYVGAFKKNYAHKFLGLNENEEVVLFTPLGYGNVEPRETPRKDLNDFVVYKD
- a CDS encoding citryl-CoA lyase → MQENNFKIDRHSLKTAISRVETDKIVTRGYNQRDLIEKIRYSDMVFLLLKGRLPSIIEGKIFNHVLVSFCDHGVTPPSTQTARIVTSSGSPVNSAVAGALLSFGHKHAGAIEKTMDLYQSKINSLYLTDDAEIDNKQIAGLAIEIYQEYILKDKKVPGFGHRYHNIDPRADKLMEIVIKEGFIGPHIKLALALEDLIYQKKQIRLNVDGANAAILSDLGFTPDLGLGIFIIGRIPGIIAHIHEEKMNEDEFRRFCDLDDVIYQQRGK
- a CDS encoding fumarate hydratase — its product is MDILEDISKTIIDASTTLSQDKFNALKRSIDAEDNENAKWALEQILENYKVAQDIKFPLCDDTGIPHVIIEIGEDREISGDLLNQIHKGIELGLNNLPARPMAVIGDEVQRIEQSKGLFEKPGMLRPVSILIDTANDESTYKRDISSDTLNIHFLLEGGGPEIRANTFRVYHKRSFDNVINTACGWLEESLRMLGCTPSIPSIGIGRTHFESTSLLLKSIAYGNLDNQSEHEQKITQRLNETCIGPMGFGGKTTVLGTYLNIGNQRASGVRIVSVRPSCFVEPRVATLKL
- a CDS encoding peptidase, whose protein sequence is MENTKKFLKKIGIKEVYDDFKSDKRFDDGGQYRFEVPGIQSPKTMEALLTESIKQGIFIHRVTQTKGIMMLTDEEIGKMIDLAIDYGCELFLAVGPRATYDTSATVHTKEGSRIGYRLRGYDNLVYAIEDVKRACRLGVRGILLYDEGLLWALNQMRAEGEIPENVHFKLSAHAGHSNPASAKLLEAQGLNSLNPVRDLQISMLAAIRYACSMAIDLHTENPKSTGGFIRHYEVPKFIKVASPVYLKTGGSVAANHNWDTTEKEALARIKQVSLVKRIIDEYYPDAIVSPVKSSDLSIPE
- a CDS encoding MmgE/PrpD family protein; the encoded protein is MFLQNISKFISNYRYEQATVESLTTVKAAFLDFFGVTYRGMSEEAPSIALNTIEEILPKRNSNLTASIIGQNFKTDILSAAFVNGIAAHVLELDDGHRGAQLHLGAVIFSTALAISEAYDLTGREFLEGVIVGYEVGILLGQLVNPKHRNKGFHTTGTIGTFIAGVVASKLLKLDEKQTLNALGLCGTQAAGLLESDHGGSMGKVLHVGKASYNGILSAFLARNGFTGSGTIFDGDEGFLKTMVLDNTNHDIDEFSFENALKNIGKVRVRDIYFKKYPFCRHLHSSIDTALKLKASIGDEYNHIQNVAVKTYEIAAEHNNFHPKNLEELKQSLPYAVAISLVVGEVSVDKINQLIEFGLLENYSTVDDVNAIKNIVNGMIILSDDKLNELYPSKRPSNVIIKLDDVFRNGIFQNITFLPKGDFENPLQLRELIDKFKGLNPHYDIKNLTVIDSLEDYNMKYVVRKLKG
- a CDS encoding DUF3100 domain-containing protein, yielding MSIISKRNNDTEDIRHIYRDKTDRRILKKNPWKDYGLHISVLILVVIAELIGPMKIPVAKGVEISIMPLLYTMILGLIFYLAKPITWIQRKQSRVAEGAMMLFIGVLIAKLAVSSGQSIHLIFEMGPALMLQELGHLATILIALPIALLLGFKREAIGMTSSIGREPEVAVVVDKYGFNSPESRGIFALFIVGTIIGTVFISFLTSICVSVIPLHPYAFAMASGVGSASMNAASLAPTVAAFPQLATQIEAFAGFSNLLSFSVGIYIVIFVAIPLTEKLYGILEPKIGRDPIVDEEEG